One Candidatus Paceibacterota bacterium genomic window carries:
- a CDS encoding cold shock domain-containing protein, whose product MNGTIKTLTPKGFGFIAREGEAKDLFFHSNELKGVAYDELKVGDAVTFEVVDGEKGPSATNVSRA is encoded by the coding sequence ATGAACGGAACTATCAAAACGCTCACGCCCAAAGGATTCGGATTCATCGCGCGCGAAGGCGAAGCAAAGGATCTTTTCTTTCACTCAAATGAGCTCAAAGGAGTTGCATATGACGAACTCAAAGTCGGCGATGCAGTTACTTTTGAAGTCGTAGACGGTGAAAAGGGACCGAGCGCCACAAATGTGTCACGCGCTTAA
- the obgE gene encoding GTPase ObgE: MLIDDVTIKVRAGNGGKGAVSFNKNVMSFGPAGGSGGRGGSVFAEGVSDLSALNQFRFKKEINAKNGEDGHSQFRDGADSDELILFVPTGTVIHNLSTGKDIEITKIGQREAIARAGRGGKGNFHFRSSTNTTPKEFQYGTPGEAFKIRFELKLIADVGFIGLPNVGKSSLLNELTNAKSKVANYPFTTLEPNLGTYFDLILADIPGLIEGASGGKGLGIKFLRHVERTNTLFHFIAADSADPVSDYKTVRHELGAYNKPLLEKPEYVFISKKDAVSPTIVNETIKKIKKLNKKITAISIFELDSIEFVKKILNDLQAAKTKKL, encoded by the coding sequence ATGCTGATTGATGATGTGACAATTAAAGTACGCGCGGGAAATGGAGGAAAGGGCGCTGTCTCTTTTAATAAAAATGTTATGTCTTTTGGGCCGGCTGGCGGAAGCGGAGGCAGGGGCGGAAGCGTTTTTGCCGAAGGGGTTTCTGATTTGAGCGCGCTGAATCAATTTCGCTTTAAAAAAGAAATTAACGCTAAAAACGGGGAAGACGGCCATTCTCAGTTTCGTGATGGCGCCGATTCCGATGAGTTGATTTTATTCGTTCCAACGGGGACCGTAATTCATAATTTAAGTACCGGCAAAGATATTGAGATAACTAAAATCGGGCAAAGGGAGGCAATTGCCCGCGCCGGCCGCGGGGGAAAAGGGAATTTTCATTTTCGTTCTTCCACCAATACGACGCCAAAAGAATTTCAATACGGAACGCCGGGAGAAGCGTTTAAAATTCGTTTTGAATTAAAACTGATCGCCGACGTGGGGTTTATCGGGCTGCCTAATGTCGGAAAATCAAGCTTACTTAACGAGCTTACTAACGCGAAAAGCAAAGTGGCGAATTATCCATTTACCACTTTGGAGCCGAATTTAGGTACTTATTTTGATTTGATACTTGCCGACATTCCGGGGCTCATTGAGGGCGCGTCTGGCGGAAAAGGACTGGGCATTAAATTTTTGCGGCACGTGGAACGCACGAATACGTTGTTTCATTTTATCGCCGCGGATTCCGCCGACCCTGTTTCCGATTATAAGACAGTACGCCATGAGCTTGGGGCGTACAATAAACCGCTTCTCGAAAAACCGGAGTATGTTTTTATAAGCAAGAAAGACGCGGTTTCGCCGACTATTGTTAATGAGACTATAAAGAAGATTAAAAAATTGAATAAAAAAATAACGGCCATATCCATTTTTGAATTGGACAGCATTGAGTTTGTGAAAAAAATACTTAATGATTTGCAAGCAGCCAAAACAAAAAAGTTATAA
- a CDS encoding cupin domain-containing protein has product MKGFNANIEKETLENENFRKVLYTGKHSQLVLMSLKPNEEIGMETHEENDQFFRFEKGQGKCVIDGNECALGDGSVIIVPAGAQHNIINTSATESLKLYTIYSPAHHKDGVVRMTKEEATADGPEFDGITTE; this is encoded by the coding sequence ATGAAAGGATTTAACGCGAACATAGAGAAAGAAACTTTGGAAAATGAAAATTTTCGCAAAGTGCTTTACACGGGGAAGCACAGCCAGTTGGTGCTAATGAGTTTGAAACCGAACGAAGAAATCGGGATGGAGACGCACGAGGAAAACGACCAATTTTTTCGTTTTGAAAAAGGGCAGGGGAAATGCGTTATTGACGGGAACGAATGCGCGCTTGGCGACGGCTCCGTAATTATTGTGCCTGCCGGCGCTCAGCACAATATTATCAATACTTCCGCGACCGAGAGTTTAAAACTTTACACGATTTATTCCCCGGCGCACCACAAAGACGGGGTTGTCCGGATGACGAAAGAAGAAGCCACGGCGGACGGGCCGGAATTTGACGGGATAACCACGGAATAA
- a CDS encoding MscL family protein, whose protein sequence is MKGFVNFIREQGVIGLAVGFILGGAVSKLVSAIVSDFINPLLGIVLGAAGELKNASLNIGSAKILYGDLVSVFIDFVVIALVVYFGVRLLGLDKLDKRKDK, encoded by the coding sequence ATGAAAGGATTTGTAAATTTTATCCGCGAACAGGGAGTTATCGGTTTGGCGGTCGGTTTTATTCTTGGTGGCGCCGTGTCCAAACTTGTTTCCGCGATTGTGTCAGATTTTATCAATCCTCTTTTGGGCATTGTTTTGGGGGCTGCCGGCGAATTAAAAAACGCTTCGTTAAATATCGGTTCGGCTAAGATTCTTTACGGAGACCTTGTTAGTGTGTTTATTGATTTTGTCGTTATCGCTTTGGTGGTTTATTTTGGAGTCAGGTTATTGGGTTTGGACAAGCTCGACAAGAGAAAAGACAAATAA
- a CDS encoding TrbC/VirB2 family protein, with product MFRQFKQFWNKGGLLPFSVLTAILLLPSVAFAKGIVPCGGAGESACNLCYFETMVNNFLNFLLFELTLPVSVLAFIVAGFYFMTSGGNPGTKEKGKEIFKNTAIGLIIAFSAYSIVNSILGVLLTGEFKVWQKFPACELVEMKSAPEVSAPLFEETPSSGNSNANASAELAVFQSCFESRLSGVRITSVADNNIVSGTCNYTSPGESFNDSQNCQHTQYSCHYGGRNCSSKGSYALDVGTNLSFDQVKKAAGECNIEAKCLNEGNHYHVSIGAAYGCGCDEGLSSCR from the coding sequence ATGTTCAGGCAGTTTAAACAATTCTGGAATAAAGGCGGCTTGTTGCCTTTCTCTGTTTTAACGGCGATTTTGCTTTTGCCGTCTGTGGCTTTTGCGAAAGGGATTGTGCCTTGCGGCGGCGCGGGAGAAAGCGCTTGCAATCTTTGTTATTTTGAGACGATGGTAAATAATTTCCTGAACTTTCTTCTTTTTGAATTGACTCTTCCGGTTTCTGTTTTGGCTTTTATCGTTGCCGGCTTTTATTTTATGACTTCGGGAGGAAATCCCGGCACAAAAGAAAAAGGGAAAGAGATATTTAAAAACACGGCTATTGGTTTGATAATCGCTTTCAGCGCGTATTCCATCGTGAATTCCATTTTAGGAGTGCTTTTGACCGGCGAGTTTAAAGTGTGGCAAAAATTTCCCGCTTGCGAGCTGGTAGAAATGAAATCCGCTCCGGAGGTTTCTGCCCCTCTTTTTGAAGAAACGCCTTCTTCCGGTAATTCCAATGCCAACGCTTCCGCGGAGCTTGCCGTATTTCAATCGTGTTTTGAAAGCAGGCTGTCCGGCGTGAGAATAACTTCAGTAGCCGATAATAATATAGTGTCGGGAACATGCAATTATACGAGTCCCGGCGAAAGTTTTAACGATAGCCAAAATTGTCAGCACACGCAATATTCCTGTCATTACGGAGGAAGGAATTGTTCTTCAAAGGGAAGCTACGCTTTGGATGTGGGCACAAATTTATCTTTTGACCAAGTAAAAAAAGCCGCGGGGGAGTGCAATATAGAAGCGAAGTGTCTGAATGAAGGTAATCATTACCATGTGAGCATCGGGGCCGCGTACGGGTGCGGGTGCGACGAGGGGCTGTCTTCCTGCAGATAA